In the Sus scrofa isolate TJ Tabasco breed Duroc chromosome 7, Sscrofa11.1, whole genome shotgun sequence genome, one interval contains:
- the HMGA1 gene encoding high mobility group protein HMG-I/HMG-Y isoform 1 (isoform 1 is encoded by transcript variant 1), which yields MSESSSKSSQPLASKQEKDGTEKRGRGRPRKQPPKEPSEVPTPKRPRGRPKGSKNKGAAKTRKTTTAPGRKPRGRPKKLEKEEEEGISQESSEEEQ from the exons ATGAGCGAGTCGAGCTCGAAGTCTAGCCAGCCCTTGGCCTCCAAGCAGGAAAAGGACGGCACTGAGAAGCGAGGGCGGGGCAGGCCGCGCAAGCAGCCTCCG AAGGAGCCCAGCGAAGTGCCAACACCTAAAAGACCTCGGGGCCGACCAAAGGGGAGCAAAAACAAGGGCGCCGCCAAGACCCGG AAAACCACCACAGCTCCAGGGAGGAAACCAAGGGGCAGACCCAAAAAACTG gagaaggaggaagaagagggcatCTCGCAGGAGTCCTCAGAGGAGGAGCAGTGA
- the HMGA1 gene encoding high mobility group protein HMG-I/HMG-Y isoform 2 (isoform 2 is encoded by transcript variant 2), with translation MSESSSKSSQPLASKQEKDGTEKRGRGRPRKQPPVSPGTALVGSQKEPSEVPTPKRPRGRPKGSKNKGAAKTRKTTTAPGRKPRGRPKKLEKEEEEGISQESSEEEQ, from the exons ATGAGCGAGTCGAGCTCGAAGTCTAGCCAGCCCTTGGCCTCCAAGCAGGAAAAGGACGGCACTGAGAAGCGAGGGCGGGGCAGGCCGCGCAAGCAGCCTCCGGTGAGTCCCGGGACTGCGCTGGTAGGGAGTCAG AAGGAGCCCAGCGAAGTGCCAACACCTAAAAGACCTCGGGGCCGACCAAAGGGGAGCAAAAACAAGGGCGCCGCCAAGACCCGG AAAACCACCACAGCTCCAGGGAGGAAACCAAGGGGCAGACCCAAAAAACTG gagaaggaggaagaagagggcatCTCGCAGGAGTCCTCAGAGGAGGAGCAGTGA
- the LOC100156657 gene encoding uncharacterized protein LOC100156657, which produces MSNTTVPNAPQANSDSMVGYVLGPFFLITLVGVVVAVVMYVQKKKRVDRLRHHLLPMYSYDPAEELHEAEQELLSDVGDPKVVHGWQSGYQHKRMPLLDVKT; this is translated from the exons ATGAGTAACACCACAGTGCCCAATGCCCCCCAGGCCAACAGCGACTCCATGGTGGGCTATGTGTTGGGGCCTTTCTTCCTCATCACCCTGGTCggggtggtggtggctgtg GTAATGTATGTCCAGAAGAAAAAGCG GGTAGACCGGCTTCGCCATCACCTGCTCCCTATGTACAGCTATGACCCTGCTGAGGAGCTGCACGAGGCCGAGCAGGAGCTGCTCTCTGACGTGGGAGACCCCAAG GTGGTACATGGCTGGCAGAGTGGCTACCAGCACAAGCGGATGCCCTTGCTGGATGTCAAGACGTGA
- the LOC100156657 gene encoding uncharacterized protein LOC100156657 isoform X1, translating into MPPRPTATPWWAMCWGLSSSSPWSGWWWLWVDRLRHHLLPMYSYDPAEELHEAEQELLSDVGDPKVVHGWQSGYQHKRMPLLDVKT; encoded by the exons ATGCCCCCCAGGCCAACAGCGACTCCATGGTGGGCTATGTGTTGGGGCCTTTCTTCCTCATCACCCTGGTCggggtggtggtggctgtg GGTAGACCGGCTTCGCCATCACCTGCTCCCTATGTACAGCTATGACCCTGCTGAGGAGCTGCACGAGGCCGAGCAGGAGCTGCTCTCTGACGTGGGAGACCCCAAG GTGGTACATGGCTGGCAGAGTGGCTACCAGCACAAGCGGATGCCCTTGCTGGATGTCAAGACGTGA